The Harpia harpyja isolate bHarHar1 chromosome 13, bHarHar1 primary haplotype, whole genome shotgun sequence genome contains a region encoding:
- the LOC128150408 gene encoding basic salivary proline-rich protein 1-like: MHRTVEPLGGRAGRDPFTVGSLAAAGPGPPAPPPLADRHQVFFQHRAGAAAPPPRAPPQRQWGPLPQALLPPRGPPPGPPRDAGVPAGLRAGAAAAALGTAGADGRGPPGAGGPPQLLPQPRSMSPRPPRGHRRPHRAPPAGPALELPLGPRVPPPGQDPAPPPAGLEPAAPRGDTGGDTGGTPGGMGEQQYCTFLMFRPAAGAAGGQPPSVCPSVPLRTGKAGAGASLSPAGHRGDLSVATCPPSPASVCVSGLVATEGTSAWWPVPVTRLRA; the protein is encoded by the exons ATGCATCGCACCGTGGAGCCGCTGGGGGGCCGGGCCGGACGGGACCCCTTCACCGTGGGGAGCCTGGCTGCGGCGGGGCCTGGGCCGCCTGCCCCCCCGCCCCTGGCTGACCGGCACCAG GTGTTCTTCCAGCATCGGGCAGGCGCAGCTGCCCCCCCACCTCGCGCCCCCCCCCAGCGGCAATGGGGTCCCCTCCCACAAGCCCTACTTCCCCCCAGG ggcccccccccgggccccccccgggaCGCTGGAGTCCCTGCAGGGCTGCGTGCGGGCGCTGCAGCCGCAGCCCTGGGAACCGCCGGGGCCGATGGCCGAGGCCCCCCCGGAGCTGGAGGACCCCCCCAGCTGCTACCACAGCCCCGCTCGATGTCACCGAGGCCACCGCGGGGACATCGCCGCCCGCATCGGGCGCCTCCAGCAG GCCCAGCTCTGGAGCTTCCCCTCgggccccgtgtcccccccccgggccaGGACCCTGCCCCCCCTCCAGCAGGTCTGGAGCCTGCTGCACCCCGAGGTGAcacggggggggacacgggggggacacCAGGGGGgatggggg AACAGCAGTATTGCACATTTTTAATGTTTCgccctgcagcaggagcagcgggaGGCCAGCctccgtctgtctgtccgtccgtccccctCCGGACA GGGAAGGCGGGTGCTGGTGCGTCCTTGTCACCCGCTGGCCACAGAGGGGACCTGAGTGTGGCCACCTGTCCCCCGTCACCCGCCTCCGTGTGTGTCAGTGGGCTGGTGGCCACGGAGGGGACCTCAGCCTGGTGGCCTGTCCCCGTCACCCGCCTCCGTGCGTGA